In the Nitrospiria bacterium genome, one interval contains:
- the xrtD gene encoding VPLPA-CTERM-specific exosortase XrtD, whose protein sequence is MEFVSTSVAEILFKRRFWPMAALPVLLLGIIYHQGIAYMVKMWYVDENYGYGFFVPLISLYLIWQRRERLRTMGRVGTWWGLPLVLAGLGLYFIGELSTLYVLVHLSLFLVVIGLLLSTLGGRGVKEIAFPVFFLLTMIPLPDFLYQGFSARLQLISSGLGVGILKLMGVTAFREGNVIDLGPIQLQVAEACSGLRYLFPLSTLALVCAYLYRETRWKRAFLFLSSFPIAIFLNGFRIGVTGLLVDHYGRGPAEGFFHSFSGWLLFVCSLLILFGEMWILGRIGARGKRRSLAEWFGPPPVKAEAVGKEGALSRTPVSLLSSPAYLVSLALFVPVIMASTQLVSGEEIPPSRATFSDFPMKLGSWAGNSYPMEEEYVKALRFDDYLLADYRGPVGPPVNLYIAYYRSQKKGQSAHSPRTCIPGGGWEITALEERRIDAARAGENLTVNRAVIQRGTEKQVVYYWFQQRGRILTDEYRVKFYLFWDALTKNRTDGALIRLTAPVAKGTSDSDADHLLAEFTREIRPLLGRFIPH, encoded by the coding sequence CTATCACCAGGGAATCGCTTATATGGTGAAAATGTGGTACGTCGATGAAAATTACGGCTACGGCTTCTTTGTTCCGCTGATCTCCCTCTACCTGATCTGGCAACGGCGCGAGAGGCTGCGGACGATGGGCCGGGTCGGAACCTGGTGGGGGCTCCCGCTCGTGCTGGCCGGTTTGGGGCTTTATTTTATCGGGGAACTTTCCACCCTCTATGTTCTGGTCCACCTTTCGCTTTTTTTGGTTGTGATCGGGCTGTTGCTCTCGACCCTCGGGGGACGCGGCGTGAAAGAGATCGCCTTCCCCGTTTTTTTTCTCCTGACCATGATTCCTCTTCCCGACTTCCTCTACCAGGGTTTTTCAGCCCGCTTGCAGCTGATCTCTTCCGGACTCGGGGTGGGAATATTAAAACTGATGGGAGTGACGGCCTTTCGGGAAGGAAACGTGATCGACCTCGGACCGATTCAGCTGCAGGTTGCGGAGGCCTGCAGCGGTTTGAGATATCTTTTCCCTCTGTCCACGCTGGCCTTGGTCTGCGCCTATCTCTACCGGGAGACCCGCTGGAAGCGGGCGTTCCTTTTTTTGTCGAGTTTTCCGATCGCTATTTTTCTTAACGGGTTTCGAATCGGCGTGACCGGTCTGCTGGTCGATCATTATGGACGAGGTCCTGCGGAAGGATTTTTCCACAGTTTCTCGGGTTGGCTCCTCTTTGTCTGCAGTCTTCTGATTCTGTTCGGTGAAATGTGGATCCTCGGCCGGATCGGCGCGCGGGGGAAACGGCGTTCCCTGGCCGAGTGGTTCGGTCCTCCGCCGGTGAAAGCGGAAGCCGTCGGAAAAGAGGGCGCGCTTTCCCGGACGCCGGTCTCGTTGTTGTCCTCCCCCGCCTACCTCGTGTCCCTGGCTCTTTTCGTGCCGGTGATCATGGCCTCGACCCAGCTCGTGTCGGGAGAAGAGATTCCGCCTTCTCGGGCGACGTTTTCCGACTTCCCGATGAAATTGGGAAGCTGGGCGGGAAACAGTTACCCGATGGAGGAGGAATACGTAAAAGCCCTCCGGTTTGACGACTACCTCCTCGCGGACTATCGGGGCCCCGTCGGTCCGCCCGTTAATCTTTACATCGCTTACTATCGATCGCAGAAGAAAGGTCAATCGGCCCATTCCCCCCGGACCTGCATTCCCGGAGGGGGCTGGGAGATTACCGCCTTGGAGGAGAGGAGGATCGATGCGGCGCGGGCGGGGGAAAATTTGACGGTCAACCGCGCGGTCATCCAAAGGGGAACCGAGAAGCAGGTCGTTTATTACTGGTTTCAGCAGCGGGGAAGAATTCTGACCGACGAGTATCGGGTCAAGTTCTATCTTTTCTGGGATGCCTTAACGAAAAACAGAACCGACGGGGCCCTGATCCGTTTGACGGCTCCCGTAGCCAAAGGGACGAGCGACTCGGACGCCGACCATCTTCTCGCGGAATTTACGCGGGAGATCCGTCCGCTTTTGGGCCGGTTCATTCCGCATTGA
- a CDS encoding MraY family glycosyltransferase, with protein MTLFYAFVSSLLICIALIPPLMRWAGPFHLLDMPGDRKMHDAPVVRVGGIAFAAGALTSILIFAPMDREAFSYLMGAVVILFFGVWDDRASLGFKSKFLVQLLAILIAVGYGGIRLKSIPFLDGTGFLPWLAAPLTVVALLGITNAINLSDGLDGLAGGLCLLSFAGLAYLAYLSGDPVVMIISFSVLGSVLGFLRFNTYPAQIFMGDGGSQFLGFSAGVSAVMLSDPSRSPFSPVLALLIIGLPVLDTLMVMGHRLAAGRSPFLPDKNHIHHKLLSVGFFHHEAVVIIYVLQATMIGLAYLMRWHDDAELLAVYGFFAVLVFVFSALVARGRLHWGRPARDRSISVLLMRRIKESRFLAEISFWFLGTGVLLFLGLGAFVPHQIPADFGLFAVLLFGLLLGGFLTFRRAIPLLIRLGLYVVGSFLIYLSERGFPAAGRSLHTTVNLFFVLMAVSVLIAIQLNREASFRVTPLDFLVLLVAMIIPSLSDMRLGEILLGLLVLKLVVLFFAYELLLVKLSNRLNLLGMVVLWSLMILGVRAWAT; from the coding sequence ATGACGCTCTTTTACGCTTTCGTGAGTTCGTTGCTGATCTGCATCGCGTTGATCCCCCCGCTCATGCGATGGGCGGGCCCCTTTCATCTACTGGACATGCCCGGCGATCGGAAGATGCACGACGCGCCGGTCGTGCGGGTGGGGGGGATTGCGTTTGCCGCCGGCGCCTTGACATCGATTCTTATCTTTGCGCCGATGGATCGGGAGGCTTTTTCGTATCTGATGGGCGCGGTGGTCATTCTTTTTTTCGGGGTGTGGGACGACCGCGCGAGTCTCGGTTTCAAGTCGAAGTTTCTGGTGCAACTGTTGGCGATCCTGATCGCGGTGGGATACGGAGGCATCCGGTTGAAAAGCATCCCTTTTCTGGATGGGACGGGTTTCCTGCCGTGGCTGGCCGCCCCGTTGACGGTCGTGGCGTTGCTGGGCATCACGAACGCCATCAATCTGTCGGACGGACTGGACGGCCTGGCCGGGGGACTTTGTCTCCTCAGCTTCGCGGGGCTGGCCTACCTGGCCTACCTTTCGGGAGACCCCGTTGTGATGATCATTTCGTTCTCCGTGCTCGGCAGCGTTCTGGGATTTTTGCGCTTCAATACCTATCCGGCGCAGATTTTCATGGGGGACGGCGGGAGTCAATTCCTCGGGTTTTCCGCGGGCGTTTCCGCCGTTATGCTGAGCGATCCCTCTCGATCGCCGTTCAGCCCGGTTCTGGCCCTTCTCATTATCGGTTTGCCGGTGCTGGATACGCTCATGGTGATGGGCCACCGCCTTGCCGCGGGTCGGTCCCCCTTTCTCCCGGATAAAAATCATATCCACCACAAGCTTTTATCGGTCGGATTTTTCCATCACGAGGCCGTCGTGATTATTTACGTCCTTCAGGCGACGATGATCGGCCTGGCCTACCTGATGCGCTGGCATGACGACGCCGAGTTGTTGGCCGTGTATGGTTTTTTTGCGGTGCTTGTTTTTGTTTTTTCCGCGCTGGTGGCACGCGGTCGACTCCATTGGGGGCGGCCGGCCCGGGACCGTTCGATTTCGGTGCTCCTGATGCGACGAATCAAGGAGTCGCGTTTTCTGGCGGAAATCTCCTTTTGGTTTTTGGGGACGGGGGTGCTTCTTTTTTTGGGATTGGGCGCTTTTGTCCCCCATCAGATCCCGGCCGATTTCGGATTATTTGCGGTCCTGTTGTTCGGCCTTTTACTCGGCGGCTTCCTGACCTTCCGCCGGGCGATCCCGCTTCTGATCCGTCTGGGCTTGTATGTGGTGGGTTCATTTTTGATTTACCTGAGCGAGCGGGGTTTCCCCGCCGCCGGCCGCTCGCTCCATACGACGGTGAACCTTTTCTTCGTGTTGATGGCGGTGTCGGTCCTGATCGCCATTCAACTGAATCGGGAGGCCTCTTTCCGGGTCACGCCGCTCGATTTTCTCGTCTTGCTGGTCGCGATGATCATCCCGAGCCTCTCCGATATGCGCCTGGGCGAGATCCTTCTCGGCCTGCTCGTGTTGAAACTTGTCGTCCTTTTTTTTGCGTATGAGCTGCTTCTGGTCAAGCTTTCGAATCGGTTGAACCTGTTGGGCATGGTGGTGCTCTGGTCTCTGATGATTCTTGGGGTCCGGGCCTGGGCAACGTAG